Genomic segment of Saprospira sp. CCB-QB6:
ATTTATGCCCAAGCTAAGCAAAAAGCTAGTCAGAAAAAAGATAAAAGTATGTAGATATAATTGCCCCATAAGCCTGTTAGATTAAACGTGTAGTGTTGGTCGAGAAGTTGAAAGTCTATTGGTGAGAACATTTTCTAAGGGGGAAAGGGGATTGGGGAATATCTTGTTCTTACGACAAAAAAAATCAATTTCTAGCGAAATGAGTCTATTAAACTCATTAAATTCATCGTATAAATATAATCAAACTGGCATTTTATCGGTTCATTTTGAGTAGATAAATTCCAGTAACTAGTTGATTTTTTCGAGAAAGCTTATCCAATGTTTGCGTTCTTTGCCCGTTTTGGCCTGCCTTAAAAGACGAGCGGCTAACTGTCGACAAGGCAAAATGACTTGCTGCTTGGAGGCCCCGTACAACTGTGCCTTTAAGAAGCCCTCTAAGGCCTCTTCTAGCCTTTCTAGGTCCATGTATGTTTGTGCTAAAAGCAAAGCCACTTCTTTTTTTGCTCTCGTAACAAGCATTTTTTCCAGTATCGAAACCTTTTCTAAACTAGCGGGCAAGGCTTTAATTTCTGACAAAGATAAGGCTTGCCTTCGCTTTTCTTTGAACAACCGTTGAAAATTTTCTGTTAGCTTTTCTTTTCCTTTATGTTGACTGCTGCAATAAAAAGCTATATGTTCTGGTTGACTCAAGCGAAATTGTATTTCACTACTCGCCAAAGGCTCCCCTTGCTGCTCCATAAAAAAATAGACGAAATAGAGCAAAGCCGTTTGCTGCTGAAAGGCAACTAAGGCCAAACTTAATGCCGTTACATCAACTTTCTCTGAATCAATCAATAATGTAAACAAAGGGTTAGGCTCTGCCAAATATACAAAAGGCGCCTCGGCTAATCGACTTTGCATTAAAGCACAATCGCCTAAAAACCGCAGCTGCAACAAAGTTGGCTTTTGCCCTTCTTTCAACTCAAATAGATAAAAGCCCGCCGCCCGAATCAAGGCCTCTAAACAGTTTATGTACTGGGCCGAATCAAAATAGTGTGCTGCCTTCTGGGCTGCTGCATAAAACATAAAGAAAGGTTTGCGAATCTAGGACTAAACTGCTTTAAACAGCAATACGCTGCTCCTAAAGATAAAAAACTAAAGCCCCCAAAACCTATAATCTGAATAAAAGCCCCACAAAAAAAGAAATAATGATTAAGTTTGCAGCGCTTTTTTGGGCATTTCCTTAAACAAAACGGTCCTTGGATCGCTTTATAGGTACATTTATTTTCTTGACGACTTGAAGTGACAATTTATGGCTTTAGCCGGAAAAACTGGGGTTCTACTTGTTAACTTGGGCACTCCCGATGCCCCAACTAGAGGAGCAGTTTACCGCTACCTCAAAGAGTTTTTATTAGATGGGCGGGTTATTGACATTAACCCTATTGCCCGAAATATTCTGGTCCGTGGCATTATTGCCCCTTTCCGCTCAGGCGCTTCAGCCAAATTGTATCAAGAACTTTGGACTGAAGAAGGCTCGCCTCTCAAGGTCTTTGGCTATTTTCTCAAGGAGGAGGTCCAAAAACAATTGGGCGAGGACTATATCGTAGAACTTGGGATGCGCTACCAAAATCCATCGATCAAATCGGCCTTAGATCATTTGCTGGCCCAACAAATTAGCCGCTTGGTCGTTCTTCCTCTCTTCCCGCAATATGCCTCGGCTACTACGGGCTCTGTGCATGATGAGGTCATGCGCCTGCTCCGCCAAGAGCAAATTATTCCCGAAATTAGCTTTATCAATTCTTATCACGATCATCCCAAAATGATCGCTGCCTTCGTGGCTCGTGCCCAAGAACACAATATTGAGGAATACGATCATGTTCTTTTCTCTTATCACGGCTTGCCCAAACGCCAACTTGTCAAGGCCGACCGCTGTAATCACTGTATGCAATCCGAAGATTGTTGTCAAACCTTCAGCATCAAGAACCAACATTGCTATAGCGCCCAATGCTATGACACTAGCCGCGCTATTGCCGAGGCCCTAAATTTGCCCAAAGAAAAATATAGCAATTGCTTTCAATCTCGCCTCGGCCGAGACCCTTGGCTAGAACCCTATACCAGCGATTTGCTCAAAGAACGTTACGAGAAAGGCGACCGCAAAATCCTGGTCTTTTGTCCCGCCTTTGTGGCCGATTGCCTAGAAACTACTATCGAAATCTCGGAAGAATATGCCGAAGAGTTTGAAGAGATGGGCGGAGAACATCTCCAACTGGTAGAAGGCCTCAATGACCATCCGCTTTGGGTGGAGGCTGTGGTGGAACTCATCCAAGAAGCTTAAATAAGAAAGGTCTCTAACTGTTGCTGTTAGGGACCTTTTTTTGGGCCTCCGCAGCAAAGCTGCGGCGCTACGTTTCGGGGCTCGCTGATCGCTCGGCCCTTCAGCGCTTCGCGCTTCGGTCTGGCCTTCGGCCACCCCTGCACATCGCTAGGCCGAAGAGAACAGGCCCAAGGGCCTGCGAAAAGGGCGCGCTAGTTTAATTCATGAGGGTTTCACCCCTCATTTATATATAATCGCAAAGCGATACCACAGTTGCTGTGGGTTTTAACCTACAGTAAAAACAGCCACTTTTATGCGGTTCTACAGGCCCGAAGGGCCGCAGGCTGAGGGATAGTAGGCAGTGGCCCAAAGGGCCAGACCAAGACAGCGAAGCTGGCGAAGGGCCGAGCGAGCAGCGAGCTGCCGCATAGCCCGACCCGAGCGAAGCGAGGGGCAGCCCCTACTCCTTAATATCTAAAAGCTCTATTTGATAATTTCCAATTGCAGTGCTGTCTTCTAGCCTTGTTTTAATTTTATAGCCTTTCATATAGGGGTACTGACTATTTAGGGGCATATCCTTAGCGCCAAGGAGCGTTAATGGCCGTTGATCTAACAGCTTTTTATCTTGGTCAAAATAACTAAGTCGGGCTTTTAAAAACTTGATATCCGCTTTAGATGACTGTTGCAGCCTCAGGCTAAGGTGATGAATAATGCCGTTGTCCTCCCTAGTAAAAGAGGAAAAGCGTTCCTCTAATTTTAGCCCATATTTTTGACTTTTTTCCGAATTGATCAACTTTATAGGCTTGGCTACTGCATCCACTATTTCTCCCTCCAAAAGATTCTCTACCTCAAAGGCTAGCTTAGCCACAGGAGGAATTTCCCCCTCTCCTTCATATTTTAGATAGAGGGGCAAATAATCTTGAGGAGTCAAGCCATCTGGTACATCTATCGAAAAAGGATCCATCCAAAGCACATTATCTTGATCGTCTAAATATTTGACCCAAAAAGTAAGCAGCTGAAGCTCACTATCTACTACTTTAAAATAAGCTTTTGACTCAATAACAAAGCTTGTATTAGAGATGAGTAGTTGTCCTTCTTTGGGTTGGCCTGGCTTGTCGATAGTGTCTAATGCGGCGCTCAACTGCTCTATGATAATTAGCTGATCCGATATTTTTTCAGTATTAGTGGCCAAGGCTTGTCCATTAACAGCAGGAGGCATTGCCCTTTCAGCAATTGTTGGCTTTTCTGGGGGAGTTTGTTTTGCTTCAATAACTGGCTTTTGCCCACAAGCGGCCATAAAGGTCATAGCCAAGGAAAACATTATTGTAGTGGAAAGCTTATTTTTTTTCATCTATCTAGTTTTTTATTAAAAAATTTTGAGGGCCCCTACTCCTCAATTTCTAAAAGCTCAATTTGATAATCGGCTATCTTTTCGGCATTTTTTAAAGCCGTCTTGAT
This window contains:
- the hemH gene encoding ferrochelatase, which encodes MALAGKTGVLLVNLGTPDAPTRGAVYRYLKEFLLDGRVIDINPIARNILVRGIIAPFRSGASAKLYQELWTEEGSPLKVFGYFLKEEVQKQLGEDYIVELGMRYQNPSIKSALDHLLAQQISRLVVLPLFPQYASATTGSVHDEVMRLLRQEQIIPEISFINSYHDHPKMIAAFVARAQEHNIEEYDHVLFSYHGLPKRQLVKADRCNHCMQSEDCCQTFSIKNQHCYSAQCYDTSRAIAEALNLPKEKYSNCFQSRLGRDPWLEPYTSDLLKERYEKGDRKILVFCPAFVADCLETTIEISEEYAEEFEEMGGEHLQLVEGLNDHPLWVEAVVELIQEA